In one window of Comamonas testosteroni DNA:
- a CDS encoding LysR family transcriptional regulator, which translates to MELRLLHYFVTLAEELHFSRAAQRLSISQPPLSVAIKQLEQELQAQLFERSSKGVRLTAAGEHLLGKARQLLALSQQAAQETRDVAQGTRGHLRLGFVGSSLYRGLPQALERFQHDHPLVRVDMLEANSAEQILDLQQLRLDMALVHSIQPPEGIASRLLMEEPFVVCLPDRHPLHASAAIDLAELKNERLILFSSLVSPTYHQRIYEMCLAHGFAPEVRHEVRHWLSVISLVSLGQGVALVPQALTRVGMPRLVFRPLKGSHPSSEMLAMWRLTPANPLVQALLSCLQQAVTEL; encoded by the coding sequence TTCATTTCAGCCGTGCGGCCCAGCGGCTGTCGATCTCCCAGCCCCCGCTGTCCGTGGCCATCAAGCAGCTGGAGCAGGAACTGCAGGCCCAGCTGTTCGAGCGCAGCAGCAAGGGCGTACGGCTGACTGCGGCCGGTGAACATCTGCTGGGCAAGGCGCGCCAGCTATTGGCTCTGAGCCAGCAGGCCGCACAGGAAACGCGCGACGTGGCCCAGGGCACGCGCGGCCATCTGCGCCTGGGTTTCGTGGGATCGAGCCTGTACCGCGGCTTGCCGCAGGCACTGGAGCGGTTCCAGCACGACCACCCCCTGGTGCGCGTGGACATGCTTGAGGCCAACAGCGCGGAGCAAATCCTTGACCTGCAGCAGCTGCGGCTGGACATGGCCCTGGTCCACTCCATACAGCCGCCCGAAGGCATTGCCAGCCGGCTGCTGATGGAAGAGCCATTCGTGGTCTGCCTGCCCGACCGCCACCCGCTGCACGCCAGCGCCGCCATCGATCTGGCCGAACTCAAAAACGAGCGTCTGATCCTGTTCTCCAGCCTGGTCTCGCCCACCTATCACCAGCGCATCTACGAGATGTGCCTGGCCCATGGCTTTGCACCCGAAGTACGCCACGAGGTACGGCACTGGCTGTCGGTGATCTCGCTGGTTTCGCTGGGTCAGGGCGTGGCCCTGGTGCCCCAGGCGCTGACGCGCGTGGGCATGCCGCGCCTGGTGTTTCGTCCGCTCAAAGGCTCACACCCATCTTCGGAGATGCTGGCCATGTGGCGTCTTACGCCGGCCAATCCGCTGGTGCAGGCATTGCTGAGCTGCCTGCAGCAGGCGGTGACAGAACTATGA